One window from the genome of Mucilaginibacter ginsenosidivorans encodes:
- a CDS encoding UbiD family decarboxylase, with amino-acid sequence MGYPNLQACISDLEKNGHLIRIKEEVDPYLQMAAIHLRVFENKGPAILFENVKGSKFPALSNLFGTLDRSKFIFRDTLEQIKTLIELKNDPMKALKQPFKYAHVGLTAWSALPMKVSGSAPVSFGKAKISDLPQIVNWPMDGGPFVTMPQVYTEDIDKPGVMNANLGMYRIQLAGNDYIQNQEIGLHYQLHRGIGIHQTKANAKGQPLKVSIFVGGPPAHPVAAVMPLPEGLSELTFAGALGNRRFRYFYDDEGFCISADADFVITGTVMPHENKPEGPFGDHLGYYSLKHDFPLMKVHNVYHRKDAIWSFTVVGRPPQEDTSFGALIHEITGEAIGKEIPGLHAVNAVDAAGVHPLLFAIGSERYTPYSNEERKPQEILTIANRILGTNQLSLAKYLFITAKEDDRDLSVDDIGGFLKHVLQRIDLSRDLHFYTNTTIDTLDYSGSGLNSGSKVAVAVAGAVKRELWGELPPGFDMPRPFVNYKMVMPGILAVEVPKNIKHSDTPLIFEILEEHLSDKQLDGLPLIVLCDDAGFTAQNLNNFVWVTFTRSNPSHDIYGINSFTEHKHWGCKGPLIIDARIKPHHAPVLEKDPGVEKLVDKMGEKGGALYGII; translated from the coding sequence ATGGGGTATCCGAATTTACAAGCCTGCATTTCCGATCTTGAAAAAAACGGGCATCTTATCCGTATCAAAGAAGAGGTGGACCCATACCTGCAAATGGCAGCCATACACCTGCGGGTATTTGAAAACAAGGGCCCGGCTATCCTGTTCGAAAATGTGAAAGGCAGTAAGTTCCCGGCGTTATCTAATTTATTCGGAACGCTCGACAGGTCGAAATTCATTTTTCGCGATACGCTGGAACAGATCAAAACTTTGATCGAACTGAAGAATGACCCGATGAAGGCACTTAAACAGCCTTTTAAATATGCTCATGTCGGTCTGACTGCATGGTCGGCGCTGCCCATGAAAGTAAGCGGTAGTGCGCCTGTAAGTTTCGGAAAAGCGAAGATTAGCGATTTGCCGCAGATAGTGAACTGGCCCATGGACGGCGGTCCGTTCGTGACCATGCCGCAGGTTTATACCGAGGATATAGACAAACCCGGCGTTATGAACGCCAACCTGGGCATGTACCGAATCCAGTTGGCCGGTAACGATTATATCCAAAACCAGGAGATTGGCCTGCATTACCAACTGCACCGCGGTATCGGTATCCATCAAACCAAAGCCAATGCCAAAGGGCAACCATTAAAGGTGAGCATTTTTGTAGGCGGACCGCCGGCACACCCGGTAGCGGCTGTGATGCCATTGCCCGAAGGATTATCCGAACTAACCTTTGCCGGGGCATTGGGCAACCGCAGGTTCCGGTATTTTTATGACGACGAAGGTTTTTGCATATCGGCTGATGCCGATTTTGTTATAACAGGTACGGTGATGCCGCATGAGAATAAACCGGAAGGGCCCTTCGGGGATCACCTGGGTTATTATAGCTTGAAACATGATTTCCCGCTGATGAAGGTACACAACGTTTACCACAGGAAAGACGCCATTTGGTCGTTTACTGTAGTTGGCCGACCGCCGCAGGAGGATACCAGCTTCGGGGCGTTAATACATGAGATAACGGGAGAAGCTATCGGTAAGGAAATACCCGGCCTGCATGCCGTGAATGCTGTTGACGCTGCCGGAGTACACCCCTTGTTATTTGCTATCGGCAGCGAGCGCTATACGCCTTATTCCAATGAGGAACGTAAACCGCAGGAAATACTGACCATTGCCAACCGTATTTTGGGAACTAACCAGTTAAGCCTGGCCAAATATCTGTTCATCACAGCCAAAGAAGATGATCGTGATTTGAGTGTGGATGACATTGGCGGATTTCTTAAACATGTCCTTCAACGTATCGACCTAAGCCGCGACCTGCATTTTTATACCAATACCACTATTGACACACTCGACTACAGCGGAAGCGGGTTAAACTCGGGCAGTAAAGTGGCAGTTGCAGTGGCAGGGGCGGTGAAAAGAGAGCTATGGGGCGAACTGCCACCGGGTTTTGATATGCCCCGGCCATTCGTAAATTATAAAATGGTGATGCCCGGCATATTGGCGGTGGAAGTTCCTAAAAATATCAAACACAGCGATACGCCGCTTATTTTCGAGATACTGGAAGAACATTTGTCCGATAAACAGTTAGATGGCCTGCCTTTAATCGTGCTTTGCGATGACGCCGGGTTCACTGCCCAAAATCTCAATAACTTTGTGTGGGTAACCTTTACCCGCAGCAACCCCTCGCACGATATTTACGGCATTAACAGCTTTACCGAACACAAGCACTGGGGCTGCAAAGGCCCGCTCATCATCGATGCACGCATTAAACCGCATCACGCGCCGGTTTTGGAAAAAGATCCGGGAGTTGAAAAATTAGTGGATAAGATGGGGGAGAAGGGAGGAGCGTTGTATGGAATTATTTAA
- a CDS encoding APC family permease has translation MKEDLKQPHLKHELGLLDGTMLVAGSMIGSGIFIVSADITRNVGSAGWLIVVWLITGFMTLTAALSYGELSGMFPKAGGQYVYLKEIYNKLMGFLYGWSFFAVIQTGTIAAVGVAFSKFTAYLIPAVSEDNILFNLGFIKISAAQIVSICVIVLLTFINTRGVKSGKIIQTTFTLTKILSLFGLIIFGFWALSSNTWHLNWSNAWTLHKLNTDGSFAEYTSVAALGAIAASMVGSIFSSDSWNSVTFIAGEMKNPKRDVALSLFLGTMIVTLIYVAANVMYTAVLPLHDIATADKDRVAVAASHVIFGNGGTIVIAVMIMISTFGCNNGLIFAGARVYYTMAKDGLFFKKTGTLNKFSVPEFGLWIQALVASILCLSGKYGDLLDMISFVVVLFYVLTIIGIYKLRITRPDAERPYKAFGYPVLPAIYIVMGIAFCILLIIYKPNFTWPGLGIVLLGIPIYYFSQRNLKDEVPADTDN, from the coding sequence ATGAAGGAAGATTTGAAACAGCCCCATTTAAAACACGAGCTTGGCCTGCTCGACGGCACCATGCTGGTGGCGGGATCGATGATCGGTTCGGGGATATTTATTGTAAGCGCTGATATTACGCGTAACGTGGGTTCGGCAGGATGGCTGATTGTAGTTTGGCTCATCACAGGTTTTATGACCCTGACAGCCGCTTTAAGCTACGGCGAGCTTAGCGGGATGTTCCCTAAGGCAGGCGGGCAATATGTATACCTCAAAGAGATCTACAACAAACTAATGGGCTTCCTGTACGGGTGGAGTTTCTTCGCCGTCATCCAAACAGGAACGATAGCAGCCGTGGGGGTGGCATTCTCTAAATTCACCGCATACCTGATACCGGCGGTAAGCGAGGATAATATTTTGTTCAACCTTGGATTTATAAAGATCAGCGCCGCGCAGATAGTTTCTATTTGCGTTATTGTACTTTTAACATTCATCAACACCAGGGGGGTAAAAAGCGGCAAGATCATTCAAACAACTTTTACGCTAACCAAAATATTGAGCCTGTTTGGCCTGATCATTTTTGGTTTTTGGGCGCTAAGCAGCAACACCTGGCACCTGAACTGGAGCAACGCCTGGACATTGCATAAACTAAACACTGATGGCAGCTTTGCTGAATATACCAGTGTCGCCGCTTTAGGTGCGATCGCTGCATCAATGGTCGGTTCTATTTTCAGCAGCGACTCGTGGAACAGCGTAACTTTTATTGCCGGCGAAATGAAAAACCCTAAACGGGACGTTGCGTTGAGCCTGTTTTTAGGAACGATGATCGTGACACTTATTTATGTAGCGGCAAACGTAATGTATACAGCAGTTTTGCCCCTGCATGATATTGCAACCGCTGATAAAGACCGGGTGGCTGTTGCCGCCTCGCATGTGATATTCGGAAATGGCGGCACCATTGTAATCGCAGTGATGATCATGATCTCGACCTTTGGTTGTAACAACGGGTTGATATTTGCCGGGGCACGGGTTTACTATACGATGGCTAAGGATGGATTGTTCTTCAAAAAAACAGGGACATTGAACAAATTTTCCGTTCCTGAATTTGGCTTATGGATACAGGCTTTGGTCGCATCGATCCTTTGCCTTAGCGGAAAATACGGCGACCTGCTGGATATGATCTCATTTGTGGTAGTGCTATTCTACGTGTTGACCATAATCGGCATTTATAAACTCCGTATTACCCGGCCCGATGCTGAACGACCATACAAAGCATTTGGTTACCCCGTGTTGCCTGCAATTTATATCGTGATGGGAATAGCATTTTGCATATTGCTCATCATTTATAAGCCAAACTTTACCTGGCCGGGTTTGGGCATTGTGTTGTTGGGTATACCGATCTATTATTTTTCTCAGCGTAATCTAAAAGATGAAGTTCCGGCAGATACTGATAATTAG
- a CDS encoding M16 family metallopeptidase produces MKRYITLTISLFFIAFAAFAQRTATSFDVDGIKVIFKPTVKNVISVRVFYRGGVANYPADKAGIEDIALEAAGQCGTQKYSADVFRDRTDKFGVVISGESDYDYGDITLDCVSKYFNESWDLLTEAVTRPVFDEGEVEQLKSKAIARIRQSESDPDDHIRQLAIANAFAGTPYATDPKGTEEAVNKLTAAGLKSYYSSILNKNQMFIVVAGNISKDELISKVRASFGSLPSRPYTPVTYDPPLWNDYKVLTEKRDLQTNYINGVMNAPPVNSADFFAYRLGISVLSGELFGELRTRLHLSYDPGAETVNQLMPFAIMSVSTSSPKEAVRAMTEALNLERNSRVTPEGLTELKSSYITSYFMKEQSSSAITGSLGEAEVLGGWETAENLPDLVNKVTAEQISGAINKYIAGLRWAYLGNADQANEAEGAFSKKVR; encoded by the coding sequence ATGAAAAGATATATCACACTCACCATAAGTTTATTTTTTATTGCGTTTGCTGCATTTGCTCAGCGCACCGCAACCTCTTTCGATGTCGATGGCATCAAGGTCATCTTCAAACCGACCGTAAAAAATGTCATTAGTGTCCGCGTGTTTTATCGTGGCGGCGTTGCCAATTACCCGGCCGATAAGGCGGGTATTGAAGATATTGCACTGGAAGCCGCCGGGCAATGCGGTACCCAAAAATACAGCGCAGACGTTTTCCGCGACCGTACGGATAAATTTGGTGTCGTTATTTCAGGCGAGTCTGACTATGACTATGGTGATATTACGCTGGATTGTGTCTCGAAATACTTTAACGAAAGCTGGGACCTGCTTACCGAGGCGGTTACCCGCCCCGTATTTGATGAGGGGGAGGTTGAACAGTTGAAGTCGAAGGCCATCGCCAGGATACGCCAGTCGGAATCAGACCCTGACGACCATATCCGGCAGTTGGCCATCGCCAATGCATTTGCCGGCACACCCTATGCCACCGACCCGAAAGGTACGGAAGAGGCCGTAAATAAATTAACGGCTGCAGGGCTTAAATCCTATTACAGCAGTATCCTGAACAAAAATCAAATGTTCATTGTTGTTGCCGGAAACATCAGTAAGGATGAATTGATAAGCAAAGTACGGGCCTCTTTTGGTTCGTTGCCTTCACGCCCGTACACCCCTGTAACATACGATCCTCCGCTATGGAACGACTACAAAGTGCTTACAGAAAAGCGCGACCTGCAGACCAACTACATTAATGGTGTGATGAATGCCCCGCCGGTTAACAGTGCCGATTTTTTTGCCTATCGTTTAGGGATCAGCGTTTTAAGCGGCGAACTTTTTGGCGAATTAAGAACACGTCTTCATCTTTCCTACGATCCTGGTGCCGAAACGGTGAACCAATTGATGCCCTTCGCGATCATGTCCGTAAGTACATCAAGTCCCAAAGAAGCTGTAAGGGCGATGACGGAGGCCCTGAACCTGGAAAGGAACTCCCGTGTTACGCCTGAGGGCCTTACCGAACTCAAAAGCAGTTATATCACAAGCTATTTTATGAAGGAGCAAAGTTCGTCGGCGATAACCGGGAGTTTGGGTGAGGCGGAAGTTTTAGGCGGGTGGGAAACCGCCGAGAATTTACCCGACCTGGTTAACAAAGTAACAGCCGAACAAATATCGGGGGCCATCAATAAATACATTGCCGGATTAAGATGGGCCTACCTTGGTAATGCCGACCAGGCTAATGAAGCGGAAGGGGCCTTCAGTAAAAAAGTACGATAG
- a CDS encoding class I fructose-bisphosphate aldolase produces the protein MSLARITDLLGKEADDLLSYQCKTFPKEQLHTPSPDFVDRVFALSNRNPQVLRNLQAMYDHGRLAGTGYLSILPVDQGIEHTAGASFAKDPLYFDPENIIKLAIEGNCNAVATTFGNLAMMSRKYAHKIPFLVKLNHNELLTYPTKYNQIMFGTVKDAWNLGAAAVGATVYFGSEQSDRQIIEVAEAFEEAHAMGMATVLWCYTRNNAFKKDGVNYETSADITGQANHIGVTIQADIIKQKMPDVNGGFTAINFSKSDPLMYSKLSTNHPIDLCRYQLANCYMGRAGLINSGGESKGASDLADSVKHAVVNKRAGGTGLILGRRAFQRPFQEGVDFLHTIQDVYLAKEISIA, from the coding sequence ATGTCATTAGCCAGGATTACCGATCTATTGGGTAAGGAAGCAGACGATCTGCTCAGTTACCAGTGCAAAACATTTCCCAAAGAGCAGCTTCATACGCCGTCGCCGGATTTTGTGGACAGAGTATTTGCGCTCAGCAATCGAAACCCGCAAGTGCTGCGCAATTTGCAGGCCATGTATGATCACGGCCGGCTGGCCGGAACGGGTTACCTTTCTATTTTGCCTGTGGACCAGGGCATTGAGCACACTGCCGGAGCTTCTTTTGCGAAGGATCCATTATATTTCGATCCTGAGAATATCATTAAACTTGCTATTGAAGGCAATTGCAATGCCGTGGCAACCACTTTTGGCAACCTGGCAATGATGTCGAGAAAATATGCACACAAAATACCATTCCTGGTAAAACTCAACCATAACGAATTACTCACCTATCCAACCAAGTATAACCAGATCATGTTCGGTACGGTGAAGGACGCCTGGAACCTGGGCGCCGCCGCGGTTGGCGCCACGGTGTACTTTGGGTCGGAGCAGTCGGACAGGCAGATCATCGAAGTAGCGGAAGCGTTTGAAGAGGCCCACGCAATGGGTATGGCGACCGTCCTTTGGTGCTACACGCGCAATAATGCCTTTAAAAAGGATGGGGTGAATTACGAAACATCGGCTGATATTACCGGGCAGGCTAATCACATCGGCGTGACAATACAGGCCGATATTATCAAACAGAAAATGCCCGACGTTAACGGTGGCTTTACCGCTATTAATTTCTCCAAAAGCGATCCGCTGATGTACAGTAAATTAAGCACGAACCATCCTATCGATCTTTGCCGTTACCAGTTGGCGAATTGCTATATGGGGCGGGCCGGGCTGATCAATTCAGGCGGCGAATCCAAAGGTGCTTCAGACCTGGCTGACTCAGTAAAACATGCAGTAGTAAATAAGAGGGCAGGAGGTACGGGACTGATACTGGGCCGGCGTGCGTTTCAGCGGCCGTTCCAGGAGGGCGTTGATTTCCTGCACACTATACAGGATGTGTATTTGGCAAAAGAGATCAGCATTGCCTAA
- a CDS encoding TMEM175 family protein has product MNKVRLENFSDGVFAIAVTLLILSVRIPDAKNYDNHELNYALRRAVPHLITFAFSFMVVGVFWVAHHRIFSMAKKVDNGLLWLNVFYLLFVAIMPYPTALLAENPFLTTGILVYSTALFIIAFMHFLLLNHIYANKRVRSEVFTAEIYQSYLRIGAVGPVCYILAAGGSFISPYISFFFIFAALVFYIFFSRSTKVEEKLLMKAE; this is encoded by the coding sequence ATGAACAAAGTACGACTCGAGAATTTTTCGGACGGGGTATTTGCCATAGCGGTAACCCTGCTTATTTTAAGTGTCAGAATACCCGACGCAAAAAATTACGATAACCACGAGCTCAATTACGCTCTCCGGAGGGCCGTGCCTCACCTTATAACTTTCGCATTTAGTTTTATGGTGGTGGGTGTTTTTTGGGTGGCGCACCATCGTATATTTTCTATGGCTAAAAAGGTGGATAACGGGCTTTTGTGGCTCAATGTGTTCTATCTTTTATTCGTGGCTATTATGCCTTACCCAACCGCTTTGCTCGCCGAAAACCCTTTTTTAACCACTGGGATACTTGTTTACTCAACGGCTCTGTTCATTATCGCTTTTATGCACTTTTTACTGCTCAACCACATCTATGCCAATAAACGCGTCCGCAGCGAAGTCTTCACTGCTGAAATATACCAGTCGTATTTGCGTATAGGCGCTGTGGGTCCGGTGTGTTATATCCTGGCTGCAGGCGGCAGCTTTATCAGTCCATACATCAGCTTTTTCTTCATCTTTGCAGCGCTTGTGTTTTATATATTTTTTTCGCGCAGCACCAAAGTTGAAGAGAAGCTGTTAATGAAGGCAGAATAA
- a CDS encoding sulfite exporter TauE/SafE family protein, with translation MSVIVFTVIVLLGSYFAGLLGSLTGLGGGFIVIPLLTLVLHVNIHYAIGASLVSVIATSSGAAAAYVKEGITNIRIGMFLEIATTAGAFTGAILAIYIPAQYIAVLFGGILLVSAAMSFRQLAERTVNQQSYLASKLKLGGSYPVNHEVVEYGVTNVVGGFATMILAGVISGLLGIGSGALKVIAMDGVMRIPFKVSTTTSNFMIGVTAAASAVVYLQRGYIHPAIAMPVVIGVLLGALSGSKILVRAESSGWLRKIFAIVITLIAIQMIYNGIAGKI, from the coding sequence ATGTCGGTAATTGTATTTACTGTCATCGTTTTGCTTGGCTCCTATTTCGCGGGCCTTCTTGGTTCGCTCACGGGCCTGGGTGGCGGTTTTATTGTCATTCCGTTGCTCACGCTGGTGTTGCATGTCAATATCCATTATGCCATAGGTGCTTCGCTGGTGTCGGTTATTGCAACATCTTCCGGTGCCGCCGCTGCCTATGTTAAGGAAGGCATTACCAATATACGAATAGGTATGTTCCTGGAAATAGCAACCACGGCGGGTGCCTTCACCGGCGCCATACTTGCCATCTATATTCCTGCGCAATATATAGCTGTTCTTTTTGGCGGCATCCTTCTTGTTTCTGCTGCTATGTCTTTCAGGCAACTGGCGGAGCGTACGGTTAACCAGCAAAGTTATCTTGCCAGTAAGCTGAAACTTGGCGGAAGTTATCCCGTCAATCATGAAGTGGTCGAATACGGTGTAACCAATGTTGTTGGAGGGTTTGCGACAATGATATTGGCGGGTGTTATTTCGGGCTTGTTAGGCATCGGTTCGGGCGCCCTGAAAGTAATTGCCATGGACGGAGTAATGCGCATTCCCTTTAAAGTATCAACCACCACCAGCAATTTTATGATCGGGGTTACTGCGGCGGCGAGCGCGGTAGTTTACCTGCAACGCGGTTACATACACCCGGCTATTGCTATGCCCGTGGTTATCGGCGTATTGTTGGGTGCGCTCAGCGGCTCGAAAATATTGGTGCGCGCCGAATCCTCGGGGTGGCTCAGAAAGATATTCGCTATCGTTATCACGCTTATCGCAATTCAAATGATCTATAATGGCATCGCGGGAAAAATCTAA
- a CDS encoding M16 family metallopeptidase gives MIHKKYQFTKKALLFLFLILQPVMLFAQAKLPENMFMRKMPNGLDVLVIEDNSVPLATIMITCKNGAYTETPRFNGLSHLYEHMFFKANRDYNSQEEFMTRVSELGIKFNGETSFENVNYYFTLPNYNLEEGLKFMNSAIRFPKFDRREMMRENVVVDDEFQRLESNPFHALNDAMEHHLWGNLYSRKNPIGNHQVIRSATPDLMDSIKNKYYFPNNCLLTVAGSVSHEDVFSQVDKIYGSWQSSGFDPFQKWPVPEFKPLQKTDYFIVESPLSNVPVIDLEWHGPDMRTDVPATYAADVFSYIINQNSSKLHKALVQSGLALQVDIGYLTLSHVGPISLHVVPNPSKIRECMAELKKQIEMMDNDDYVTDEQIETAKEKLEIIKIREEEVTSDFTQVLAFWWSAASMDYFSGYNANLQKMTRADLQSYVRKYIKGHPYCAGLLLSPELKQQVQPEKFFAANN, from the coding sequence ATGATCCATAAAAAATATCAGTTTACTAAAAAAGCACTTCTTTTTCTTTTCCTTATCCTGCAGCCTGTTATGCTTTTTGCGCAGGCTAAATTGCCCGAAAATATGTTCATGCGCAAGATGCCAAACGGGCTCGATGTGCTTGTGATAGAAGATAACAGTGTGCCGCTGGCCACCATTATGATAACCTGCAAAAACGGAGCGTACACCGAAACCCCGCGTTTTAATGGTTTAAGCCACCTTTACGAACACATGTTTTTTAAGGCTAACCGCGACTACAACAGCCAGGAGGAATTTATGACGCGCGTAAGCGAGTTAGGGATCAAATTTAATGGAGAGACCTCTTTTGAAAATGTGAACTATTATTTTACCCTTCCCAATTACAACCTGGAGGAGGGTCTCAAATTCATGAATTCGGCTATACGCTTTCCGAAATTTGACCGGCGGGAAATGATGCGCGAAAACGTTGTGGTGGATGACGAGTTTCAGCGCCTGGAGTCGAACCCGTTTCATGCCCTGAACGACGCTATGGAACATCACCTTTGGGGTAACCTCTATAGCCGGAAAAACCCTATCGGCAATCACCAGGTGATCAGGTCGGCCACGCCTGACCTGATGGACTCGATCAAAAATAAATACTATTTCCCCAATAATTGCCTGTTGACTGTAGCGGGAAGCGTTTCGCACGAGGACGTTTTCAGCCAGGTCGACAAAATATACGGTTCCTGGCAATCCTCCGGGTTCGACCCTTTTCAGAAATGGCCCGTGCCCGAATTTAAGCCGCTCCAAAAGACAGATTATTTTATTGTCGAATCCCCCTTATCTAATGTGCCGGTGATCGACCTGGAATGGCACGGCCCCGATATGCGCACCGATGTACCAGCCACTTATGCGGCCGACGTATTCTCCTATATTATCAACCAAAACTCCTCGAAATTGCATAAGGCCCTTGTGCAGTCGGGCCTGGCATTGCAGGTTGATATCGGCTATTTGACGCTTAGTCATGTTGGCCCGATATCATTGCATGTTGTTCCGAACCCGTCAAAGATCAGGGAATGTATGGCTGAGTTGAAAAAACAGATAGAAATGATGGACAACGACGATTATGTGACTGATGAACAGATAGAAACGGCGAAGGAGAAGCTGGAGATCATCAAAATAAGGGAGGAAGAAGTTACCTCTGATTTTACACAGGTGCTGGCCTTTTGGTGGTCCGCGGCATCAATGGATTACTTTAGCGGGTACAACGCGAACCTGCAAAAGATGACGCGTGCCGATCTGCAAAGCTACGTCCGGAAATATATCAAGGGCCACCCTTATTGTGCTGGCCTGCTATTGAGCCCCGAATTGAAACAACAGGTTCAGCCCGAGAAATTTTTTGCCGCTAACAACTAA
- the dacB gene encoding D-alanyl-D-alanine carboxypeptidase/D-alanyl-D-alanine endopeptidase, producing the protein MKFRQILIISLFFAPVVCPAQGLQSKLQAAFNRLEQDSQCKYASVSLTVLDAKTGETIFAANPNMGLATASTLKTITSITAFNILGRDFQYQTQFGYTGTIDAGGTLNGDVIIKGSGDPTLGSWRYAGHKESEVLTQMTTALQKAGIKKINGRVIGDDSIFGSQSVPNGWIWMDVGNYYGAGTSGLTWRENQFDIKLRTGRADSPIGVSRTVPSMPYLDFKSELVNAPAGTGDNAYAYLPVGGKLMYLRGTYAQDQEKKSISAAIPDPAYDAAYRLADTLQRIGIMVTGGAESTGTLTAKGQQTPQIGQNLTTILSPTLSKIVYWLNQKSINLYAEQLLKTVAWKQGKQPSTDNGVEVEQNFWKARGIDPNSLNVVDGSGLSPGDRVTTMTMATVLKSAKGTDWYADFYESLPTYNNMKMKSGSILNVLTYAGYQTHNGRELCFSIMVNNFNGSSRGIKEKMFRVLDELK; encoded by the coding sequence ATGAAGTTCCGGCAGATACTGATAATTAGTCTTTTTTTCGCCCCGGTTGTTTGCCCGGCGCAAGGCTTACAGTCGAAGCTGCAGGCTGCCTTTAACCGCTTGGAGCAGGACAGCCAATGTAAATATGCATCCGTTTCGTTAACGGTACTCGACGCTAAAACCGGCGAAACCATATTTGCAGCCAACCCGAACATGGGCCTGGCGACGGCATCCACTTTAAAAACCATTACCTCCATTACCGCCTTCAACATTTTGGGGAGGGATTTTCAATATCAAACACAATTTGGTTACACCGGAACTATCGACGCGGGCGGAACGCTCAACGGCGACGTGATCATCAAAGGCAGCGGCGACCCGACCCTTGGAAGCTGGCGCTACGCCGGGCATAAAGAAAGTGAAGTGCTGACGCAGATGACAACCGCCCTGCAAAAGGCCGGCATCAAAAAAATAAACGGTCGCGTTATCGGCGACGATTCCATTTTCGGTTCGCAGTCGGTGCCCAACGGCTGGATATGGATGGATGTGGGCAACTACTACGGAGCCGGCACATCGGGCCTCACCTGGCGCGAGAACCAGTTTGATATCAAACTCCGCACCGGTCGCGCGGATAGCCCGATAGGTGTATCGAGAACGGTTCCTTCAATGCCTTACCTGGATTTCAAAAGCGAACTGGTAAATGCTCCTGCCGGAACCGGCGATAACGCGTACGCATACCTCCCGGTCGGTGGCAAGCTGATGTACCTGCGCGGCACCTATGCACAGGACCAGGAAAAGAAAAGCATATCCGCAGCCATACCCGACCCGGCATATGACGCCGCGTACCGTTTAGCCGATACCCTGCAACGCATCGGTATTATGGTAACCGGCGGAGCGGAATCAACCGGAACATTAACCGCCAAAGGGCAGCAAACACCGCAGATCGGGCAAAATCTGACTACCATACTTTCCCCAACTTTAAGCAAAATAGTTTACTGGCTTAACCAGAAAAGCATTAACCTGTATGCCGAGCAGTTGCTGAAAACCGTCGCCTGGAAACAAGGCAAGCAACCAAGCACAGACAACGGCGTAGAGGTGGAGCAGAATTTCTGGAAAGCGCGGGGCATCGACCCAAATTCATTAAACGTTGTCGATGGCAGCGGTCTATCCCCCGGCGACCGGGTAACTACCATGACCATGGCAACCGTGCTAAAATCAGCCAAAGGCACCGACTGGTATGCCGATTTTTACGAAAGCCTGCCAACCTACAACAACATGAAAATGAAAAGCGGCAGCATCCTGAACGTACTAACCTATGCCGGCTATCAAACCCACAATGGGCGAGAGCTATGCTTTTCTATCATGGTGAATAATTTTAACGGATCGTCAAGGGGAATTAAGGAGAAGATGTTTAGGGTTTTGGATGAGTTGAAATAA